A window from Fusarium musae strain F31 chromosome 8, whole genome shotgun sequence encodes these proteins:
- a CDS encoding putative NRPS-like protein biosynthetic cluster (SMCOG1127:condensation domain-containing protein~antiSMASH:Cluster_8.2) — protein sequence MDGISMHLFPRDLNAVYMGHKLDSSLKQYIDISVEERRAIVSGQMDDRISYWTKLHSPPAEILPLFPFARVKSPPIPKTYRNVESLIDIGNHLSGQIKRASQSLRITPFYFYLAALQTLFNRLLDVEDICIGVADANRSESSLQTIGFFLKLLSLRFNVQKNVKFSDLVAKTAQHCRTAQANMRVPFDGILDKANVVREPINTPIFQVAMNYRQGNFSKIPLGGRNLEFKDGIDAQSPYDLAFSITPNNDTTYVQIVAREDLYTREGTDTLLSAYMALLHDASGDVSKCLGSINLYDQVGIDKALSLGYGDVVDYDWPSTLTEKVDETIKRYPHDVAVKDGTSQLIYGEVAAKVNGLASIIQSQVRPGSPVAVLCEPTAS from the coding sequence ATGGATGGTATTAGCATGCATCTTTTCCCGCGGGATCTCAACGCTGTATACATGGGACACAAGCTCGATTCGTCATTGAAGCAGTATATAGACATCTCGGTCGAAGAACGAAGGGCCATAGTGAGTGGCCAGATGGATGACAGGATTTCGTACTGGACCAAGTTGCACTCGCCACCTGCTGAAATCCTACCACTCTTCCCATTCGCTCGTGTCAAGTCACCGCCTATTCCCAAGACTTATCGTAACGTCGAGTCTCTCATCGACATTGGCAATCACCTCTCGGGGCAGATAAAGCGGGCAAGTCAATCTCTACGCATCACGCCTTTTTACTTCTACCTTGCCGCACTGCAAACACTCTTTAACAGGCTTCTGGATGTGGAAGACATCTGTATCGGCGTTGCGGATGCGAATCGCAGTGAAAGTAGCTTACAAACCatcggcttcttcttgaaatTGCTATCCCTTCGCTTCAACGTCCAGAAGAATGTGAAGTTCTCAGATCTTGTCGCAAAGACAGCCCAACACTGTCGAACAGCACAAGCCAACATGAGAGTTCCTTTTGACGGCATCCTGGACAAAGCAAATGTTGTTCGCGAGCCAATTAATACCCCAATCTTCCAAGTGGCCATGAACTATCGACAAGgaaacttctccaagatccCACTTGGTGGAAGAAATCTTGAGTTCAAGGATGGCATTGATGCTCAAAGTCCTTACGATCTTGCATTCAGTATTACGCCTAACAACGACACGACTTATGTTCAAATTGTTGCAAGAGAGGATCTGTATACAAGAGAAGGGACCGACACCCTCTTATCAGCATACATGGCACTACTGCACGATGCATCGGGAGATGTGAGCAAGTGCCTGGGAAGCATCAACCTTTACGATCAAGTCGGCATCGACAAGGCACTATCGCTTGGGTACGGGGATGTCGTGGACTACGATTGGCCCTCGACGCTAACAGAAAAGGTGGACGAGACTATCAAGAGGTACCCTCATGATGTCGCTGTCAAAGATGGTACTAGTCAACTGATCTACGGAGAGGTTGCCGCCAAGGTCAACGGTCTTGCCTCTATCATCCAGTCTCAAGTCCGGCCTGGTTCACCGGTGGCTGTTCTCTGTGAGCCGACCGCATCTTGA
- a CDS encoding hypothetical protein (SMCOG1034:cytochrome P450~antiSMASH:Cluster_8.2) — protein MPHTKIFSFNMFGVKWIYTYDPEVLKAVYATHFKEFGVTPIGNLRRGLTPFADKGAITTDGEDWKHSRFLIQPFFDRQVYTSTDRVARHTDQFIKLLPENGETVDLQPLLQRWFLDIATEFIFGESTEALVYPERAKIANTMLDVLNVGRLRAQLNRLMFLRDWTPWLKSVEEIHAFVTPPIQETIKEKHEREKKIKEDAADLEPERTDLLWTMVQNLEDVEELRSQICLILVANIDTTSVFISNCVWWLARYPDVWDKIRQEVHDLGDIPMNFSVLRNMKYLNCVMNETHRMIPNNVSQLRGAFEDVVIPVGGGPEGKSPTLIRKGDLVLINKTVMYRDSEAWGDDSNEFKPERFDGYRGSWGFLPFGGGPRRCPAQMMVQTEAAFILAHLAKTFRRIEPRDPEPYVPVMRIGPSNKTGVKVALYR, from the exons ATGCCTCACACCAagatcttcagcttcaacatgTTTGGTGTCAAGTGGATCTACACCTATGATCCTGAAGTCTTGAAAGCTGTCTATGCGACTCACTTCAAAGAGTTTGGAGTCACACCAATTGGTAATCTTCGGAGAGGACTGACTCCTTTCGCGGACAAGGGCGCTATTACTACTGATGGCGAGGACTGGAAGCATAGTCGCTTCTTGATTCAACCCTTCTTTGATCGTCAGGTGTATACAAGCACCGACAGAGTGGCTCGACATACGGACCAGTTCATCAAGCTACTGCCTGAGAATGGTGAAACAGTTGACTTGCAACCCCTGCTGCAGCGATGG TTCTTGGACATCGCCACGGAGTTCATCTTCGGCGAGTCAACTGAAGCTTTAGTATATCCTGAGCGCGCCAAGATTGCCAACACAATGCTTGATGTGCTTAACGTCGGTCGTCTTCGCGCTCAGCTTAACAGGCTCATGTTTCTTCGTGACTGGACTCCCTGGCTAAAGTCAGTCGAGGAGATACACGCGTTCGTCACTCCTCCGATTCAAGAGaccatcaaggagaagcatgAGCGCGAAAAGAAGATTAAAGAGGACGCAGCTGACTTGGAGCCTGAGCGCACTGATCTTCTATGGACAATGGTACAAAATCtcgaagatgttgaggagctGAGATCGCAGATCTGCCTGATCCTCGTCGCCAACATTGACACTACATCTGTGTTTATCAGCAACTGCGTTTGGTGGCTTGCTCGCTATCCTGATGTTTGGGATAAAATTCGACAGGAAGTCCACGACTTGGGCGATATCCCGATGAACTTTTCGGTGTTACGAAACATGAAGTATTTGAACTGCGTCATGAATGAGA CTCACCGCATGATCCCCAACAACGTGTCTCAACTTCGCGGTGCCTTCGAGGATGTCGTGATTCCAGTAGGCGGCGGCCCAGAAGGCAAATCACCAACTCTTATCCGCAAGGGcgatcttgttctcatcaacaagaccgTAATGTATCGTGATTCTGAGGCTTGGGGCGACGACTCCAACGAGTTCAAGCCAGAGAGGTTTGACGGGTATCGAGGTTCGTGGGGCTTTCTACCTTTTGGTGGTGGACCGCGACGATGCCCGGCTCAGATGATGGTTCAGACTGAGGCGGCGTTTATCCTTGCTCACCTTGCGAAGACTTTTAGGCGCATCGAGCCTCGCGATCCAGAGCCGTACGTGCCTGTTATGAGGATTGGACCCTCGAATAAGACTGGTGTCAAGGTGGCTTTATACAGATGA
- a CDS encoding hypothetical protein (EggNog:ENOG41~antiSMASH:Cluster_8.2~SMCOG1217:NADH:flavin oxidoreductase/NADH oxidase) — MAERLADKEGLPGGKQCLATYSEWAKGGWGLIISDPAHPGAPGDFTVNRDLPREKTLTAWKPWACACSLNGTKAIVQINHPGRQAPFVKSLAPSPIPLDLGKGLFPWLVRSLVYGTPKEMTQADIDDVVTRFAEAAQLSVEADFAGVEIHAAHGYLLAQFLSPLSNERTDDYGGSPLARAKIVIDVVKAIRKAVPAGTCVGIKVNSTDHTDLGDFITQLKAIVYAGVDFVEVSGGSIEDPMFSTGLHTTVKASNKAREAFFIDFANAIRSELPDVPIMLTGGFRTRQGMEAAVKGGSCDLVGLARPSVIDPALPKKVLDTSIPEHGALAYAKRIEAWSWAKYTGIKAVGMGAETLWYTNQIGLLGINI, encoded by the exons ATGGCTGAAAGATTGGCTGACAAAGAAGGCCTTCCAGGTGGCAAGCAATGTCTTGCCACATATAGTGAATGGGCTAAAGGAGGCTGGGGATTAATCATCAGTG ATCCCGCTCATCCCGGTGCACCGGGTGACTTCACTGTGAACCGGGATCTCCCTAGAGAAAAGACTCTTACAGCTTGGAAGCCTTGGGCCTGTGCTTGTTCACTCAACGGGACGAAAGCCATAGTCCAGATCAACCACCCAGGACGGCAAGCACCATTTGTCAAGAGTCTAGCCCCAAGCCCAATCCCACTGGATCTTGGCAAGGGTCTATTTCCATGGCTTGTCAGATCGTTGGTATACGGAACGCCAAAGGAGATGACCCAAGCTGACATAGACGACGTGGTGACGAGGTTTGCAGAAGCAGCGCAGCTATCTGTGGAAGCAGACTTTGCAGGAGTGGAGATACATGCTGCACATGGGTACTTACTAGCACAATTCTTATCGCCACTTTCGAATGAACGAACAGATGACTATGGAGGCTCTCCACTAGCAAGAGCTAAAATTGTTATTGATGTCGTCAAAGCTATCAGGAAAGCTGTACCAGCTGGGACATGTGTCGGCATAAAGGTCAACTCAACTGACCATACAGACTTGGGAGACTTCATCACTCAGCTGAAGGCCATCGTATACGCGGGAGTTGACTTTGTAGAGGTCAGTGGCGGATCCATCGAGGATCCAATGTTCAGCACTGGCCTGCACACAACAGTGAAGGCAAGCAACAAGGCTCGGGAAGCCTTCTTCATCGACTTCGCAAATGCCATCAGGTCTGAGCTCCCAGATGTGCCCATAATGCTGACTGGTGGCTTTCGGACACGCCAAGGGATGGAAGCTGCTGTCAAGGGAGGCAGTTGCGATCTGGTCGGTTTGGCTCGACCCTCTGTCATAGACCCAGCTCTTCCAAAGAAGGTCTTAGACACCAGCATACCAGAACATGGAGCTCTGGCGTATGCTAAGAGGATCGAGGCGTGGAGTTGGGCCAAGTATACTGgtatcaaggctgttggtaTGGGGGCTGAAACG CTTTGGTATACAAATCAGATTGGACTTTTAGGAATCAACATTTAA